In one window of Zingiber officinale cultivar Zhangliang chromosome 11A, Zo_v1.1, whole genome shotgun sequence DNA:
- the LOC122031368 gene encoding uncharacterized mitochondrial protein AtMg00810-like: protein MYEEIKAIEKNGTWELTPLPEGHKAISVKWNKDKDFLIVYLYVDDLIFMGSNPIMFGKFKEAMTKEFERTEIGLMAYYLSIEVNRREVGIFNSQEGYAREILKKFKMDNSKPINIPVEYGVKLSKHDKLEKVDPTLFKSLDSRYLQLKKVVHKI from the exons ATGTATGAAGAAATCAAGGCCATCGAGAAGAATGGTACATGGGAGTTAACTCCACTTCCTGAAGGACATAAGGCGATTAGTGTAAAGTGG AATAAGGATAAAGATTTTTTGATTGTCTACCTAtatgttgatgacttgatctTCATGGGAAGCAATCCAATTATGTTTGGAAAATTCAAAGAAGCGATGACTAAGGAATTTGAGAGGACTGAAATTGGGCTTATGGCATACTATCTGAGCATCGAAGTGAACCGAAGGGAAGTTGGAATCTTCAACTCACAAGAAGGTTATGCAAGAGAGATATTAAAAAAGTTCAAGATGGATAATAGTAAGCCTATAAATATCCCAGTAGAATACGGAGTCAAGCTATCAAAGCATGATAAACTagaaaaagttgatccaacaCTTTTCAAGAGTTTGGATAGTCGTTATCTCCAACTGAAGAAGGTTGTGCACAAGATTTGA